The Leisingera sp. M658 genome window below encodes:
- a CDS encoding transglutaminase-like cysteine peptidase: MAQRQSEPSPGQGFGRRMRHLLLPGIHRMLAAGLMAAALATSAAAVQPLPSAEAPPALVPVSRQVLPPLAHARFCLRHPGQCAVRGGSPQPAGSAQAQLAGVVAINLAVNRDITPQADGTVQGIADEWRLNAVRGDCEDYALLKRKRLLDLGWPSASLRLATVLTPDGTGHAVLIARFRGGDFALDNLTNEIRPWRETGYRFLKIQSETDPKAWYSVAAPQAGGGLS, translated from the coding sequence ATGGCACAGCGGCAATCGGAACCCAGCCCCGGGCAGGGCTTTGGCCGCCGCATGCGGCATCTGCTGCTTCCCGGCATCCATAGGATGCTCGCCGCCGGCCTGATGGCAGCCGCGCTGGCCACTTCCGCCGCCGCCGTTCAGCCGCTGCCTTCTGCAGAGGCCCCCCCCGCCCTGGTGCCGGTGTCCCGGCAAGTGCTGCCGCCCCTGGCCCATGCCCGCTTCTGCCTGCGCCACCCCGGTCAATGCGCAGTGCGCGGCGGCAGCCCGCAGCCTGCCGGCTCAGCTCAGGCGCAATTGGCCGGGGTGGTGGCGATCAATCTGGCGGTAAACCGGGACATCACCCCGCAAGCGGACGGCACCGTGCAGGGAATTGCCGATGAATGGCGGCTGAATGCAGTGCGCGGCGATTGCGAAGACTATGCACTTTTAAAGCGTAAAAGATTATTGGATCTGGGCTGGCCGTCTGCATCGCTCCGGCTGGCAACGGTGCTGACACCGGATGGCACCGGCCATGCTGTATTGATTGCACGTTTTCGCGGCGGGGATTTCGCCCTGGACAATCTCACAAATGAAATCCGGCCCTGGCGGGAAACCGGATACCGGTTTTTGAAGATCCAATCGGAAACAGATCCAAAAGCCTGGTATTCGGTTGCCGCGCCGCAAGCCGGGGGCGGGCTGTCCTGA
- a CDS encoding sugar transferase, with protein MFDFEVPERDLPYNSVRPPPRSTLSGFVFAGVKRMFDLVVSCAILLPLALMCASGLLLLNPFWNRGPLLYSQRRMGRGCRPFTAYKFRTMRPAPEIRRTADCPLEEERITPLGRFLRRVRLDELPQIINVFRGEMSLIGPRPDYIGHARRFLSDVPGYQERHAVRPGISGWAQVELGYIEGVDATRNKVRADLHYIANAGFAMEARIVWRTLSVIARRGGA; from the coding sequence ATGTTTGACTTTGAAGTCCCAGAACGGGATCTGCCTTATAATTCAGTCCGTCCGCCGCCCCGCAGCACCCTGTCCGGGTTTGTGTTTGCCGGGGTAAAGCGCATGTTTGATCTGGTTGTCAGTTGCGCGATCCTGCTGCCGCTGGCACTGATGTGTGCCTCGGGTCTGCTGCTTCTCAATCCGTTTTGGAACCGGGGGCCGCTGCTCTATTCGCAGCGGCGCATGGGGCGGGGCTGCCGCCCGTTCACCGCCTATAAATTCCGGACAATGCGCCCCGCGCCGGAAATCCGCCGCACCGCTGATTGCCCGCTGGAAGAAGAGCGGATCACCCCGCTTGGGCGGTTTCTGCGCCGCGTCCGTTTGGATGAGCTGCCGCAGATAATCAATGTTTTTAGGGGGGAAATGAGCCTGATCGGGCCGCGCCCGGACTATATCGGCCATGCCCGCCGGTTTCTGTCTGATGTGCCGGGCTATCAGGAGCGGCACGCGGTGCGCCCCGGCATCAGCGGCTGGGCCCAGGTGGAGCTGGGGTATATCGAAGGTGTTGATGCCACCCGGAACAAGGTGCGCGCCGATCTGCATTACATCGCCAATGCGGGCTTTGCCATGGAAGCCCGCATCGTGTGGCGCACCCTCAGCGTGATTGCGCGGCGCGGCGGCGCCTGA
- a CDS encoding Wzz/FepE/Etk N-terminal domain-containing protein, protein MQKMTHEPMRVPQVPDGGGAQDDGLDLMRIFAVARRRWPVLLLGLMAGLLLGIAYAATATPVYTASAHISVGSADAENARELSGVSGVRLDEDQITTEIQVLRSEQIAARVVTALDLVQNPAFLSEPRTGPGRAAEGVKDLLRLAAATAVSWVQDEQPAIPLTPQELAEAARQDAVSLLRDNVSVRQVQRSRVLQITYTSVSPALSARIANAVANAYIEDQLASKYEATQRATNWLKERSDQLRLQSGLLDKAVDSFRRENNLAGAGGDLSSDIELELLNKQVADLRAELLALQARSNRLNEIVAQNDTSAFVSSTASQSITANLRSQYLETLRDFNYLRSSLGADHAQTRRRQRELIQLEGLMFEEIKRSEVVARNDVHEARERLASLEAAQTVAAEQLGADNTTLVELREMERNAGTVRSLYTSFLQRYQQSLQEQSFPVSDARILNPARVPEYPSSPQLAKITALAGILGVLLAAGWSAVREAVDTRLRTEDQIRDILGLEFLGGLEKIAPPQHPPEAADLQLGRREVRFPAIMRYGADKPLSVFAETLRTGRMSLTLKAPQRGASQIIGVVSCFPGEGKTTTAANFAALLAAQGASVMLIDGDLRNPGLTRSLAGGIEQGLADVLLDGADWQDVLCIEQATGAHILPNRPGRAVHTGELLGGPAMEHLLSACAAVYDCVILDLPPLGPVVDARAVLHNLDGLFFVAKWGAADVNHAAAILGSDPRLRGKCYGAFLNMFDAKKAAAYGSCEGSSYGCGRGYGRYYNDS, encoded by the coding sequence ATGCAGAAGATGACCCATGAACCGATGCGGGTGCCGCAGGTGCCGGACGGCGGCGGGGCGCAGGACGACGGTCTTGACCTGATGCGGATCTTTGCGGTGGCGCGGCGGCGCTGGCCGGTGCTGCTGCTGGGGCTGATGGCCGGGCTGCTGCTGGGGATCGCCTATGCGGCGACGGCAACGCCGGTCTATACAGCCTCGGCCCATATCAGCGTCGGCTCTGCGGATGCTGAAAACGCCCGCGAGCTGTCCGGAGTGTCGGGCGTCCGGCTGGACGAGGATCAGATCACCACAGAAATCCAGGTGCTGCGGTCCGAGCAGATCGCGGCGCGGGTGGTTACGGCGCTGGATCTGGTGCAGAACCCTGCGTTTCTGAGCGAACCCAGGACCGGGCCGGGGCGGGCGGCTGAAGGGGTGAAAGACCTGCTGCGGCTGGCAGCGGCAACGGCTGTATCCTGGGTGCAGGACGAACAGCCCGCAATTCCGCTGACGCCGCAGGAGCTGGCGGAAGCCGCCCGGCAGGATGCTGTCAGCCTGCTGCGGGACAATGTGTCGGTGCGCCAGGTGCAGCGCAGCCGGGTTCTGCAGATCACTTATACCTCGGTCTCCCCGGCGCTGTCGGCGCGGATCGCCAATGCGGTTGCCAATGCCTATATCGAGGATCAGCTGGCCTCGAAATACGAGGCAACCCAGCGCGCCACCAACTGGCTGAAGGAGCGGTCGGACCAGTTGCGGCTGCAGTCCGGCCTGCTGGACAAGGCGGTCGACAGCTTCCGGCGCGAGAACAATCTGGCAGGGGCAGGCGGCGATCTGTCGTCGGATATTGAGCTGGAGCTGCTGAACAAGCAGGTGGCGGATCTGCGGGCGGAACTGCTGGCGCTGCAGGCCCGCAGCAACCGGCTGAATGAGATTGTCGCGCAGAATGACACTTCGGCTTTTGTCAGTTCAACCGCGAGCCAGTCGATCACCGCAAACCTGCGCAGCCAGTATCTGGAGACCCTGCGGGACTTCAACTATCTGCGCAGCAGCCTGGGCGCGGATCACGCGCAGACCCGGCGGCGCCAGCGCGAGCTGATCCAGCTGGAAGGGCTGATGTTCGAAGAGATCAAACGCTCGGAGGTGGTGGCCCGCAACGATGTGCATGAGGCCCGCGAACGGCTGGCCAGCCTGGAGGCCGCGCAGACGGTTGCCGCCGAACAGCTGGGGGCGGACAACACAACGCTGGTGGAGCTGCGCGAGATGGAGCGCAACGCCGGGACCGTGCGCAGCCTGTATACCAGTTTCCTGCAGCGCTATCAGCAATCGCTGCAAGAGCAGAGCTTTCCGGTGTCGGACGCGCGGATCCTGAATCCGGCGCGGGTGCCAGAATACCCGAGTTCGCCGCAGCTGGCCAAGATCACGGCCCTGGCCGGCATTCTGGGGGTGCTGCTGGCAGCGGGCTGGAGCGCTGTGCGGGAGGCGGTGGACACCAGGCTGCGCACAGAAGATCAGATCAGAGATATCCTTGGGCTGGAGTTCCTGGGCGGGCTGGAGAAGATTGCGCCGCCGCAGCACCCGCCGGAGGCGGCGGATCTGCAGCTTGGCAGGCGGGAGGTGCGGTTTCCCGCCATCATGCGCTATGGCGCGGACAAGCCGCTGTCGGTCTTTGCCGAGACGCTGCGCACCGGCAGGATGAGCCTGACGCTGAAGGCGCCGCAGCGCGGTGCCAGCCAGATCATCGGTGTTGTGTCCTGTTTCCCCGGCGAAGGCAAAACAACCACCGCTGCCAATTTCGCGGCCTTGCTGGCGGCGCAGGGCGCCTCGGTCATGCTGATCGACGGCGATTTGCGCAATCCGGGCCTGACCCGGTCGCTGGCGGGCGGTATTGAACAGGGCCTGGCGGATGTGCTGCTGGACGGGGCGGATTGGCAGGACGTGCTGTGCATTGAACAGGCGACCGGGGCCCATATCCTGCCGAACCGGCCGGGCCGGGCGGTGCATACCGGCGAGCTGCTGGGCGGCCCGGCGATGGAACATCTTCTGAGCGCCTGTGCGGCGGTTTATGACTGTGTGATCCTTGATCTGCCGCCGCTGGGGCCGGTGGTCGATGCGCGCGCGGTTCTGCACAATCTGGACGGGCTGTTTTTTGTTGCCAAATGGGGCGCCGCCGATGTGAACCACGCCGCCGCGATCCTGGGCAGCGACCCGCGGCTGCGCGGCAAGTGCTATGGTGCCTTTCTGAATATGTTCGACGCGAAAAAAGCCGCTGCTTATGGCAGTTGCGAGGGGTCGTCTTATGGCTGCGGGAGGGGCTACGGCCGCTATTACAATGACAGCTAA
- a CDS encoding metallophosphoesterase family protein: MHGFFSRFRNTAKRRKAAEFAPLAPAEDFVAVGDIHGCYDLMGRLLDRIALRPDCGRLVFLGDYIDRGENSAQVLQALHGLQVSNPDAVCLRGNHEDMLLGFLDDPLGEGPGWLRHGGRQTLASFGIAAVHAGMPDLNWIAARDSLQNRMGAGLISWIRTLPAYWQTGNVAAVHAGADPACPLEAQEDYHLAWGHGNFGRVPRQDGVWIVHGHTIAEEVRAEGGRICVDTGAFATGKLSAVAVRNDGFEVLTA, translated from the coding sequence ATGCATGGGTTTTTCAGCCGGTTCCGCAACACGGCAAAAAGGCGCAAGGCCGCAGAGTTTGCCCCCCTGGCCCCGGCAGAGGATTTTGTGGCGGTGGGGGACATTCACGGCTGCTATGATCTGATGGGCCGGCTGCTGGACCGGATTGCGCTGCGGCCGGACTGCGGGCGGCTGGTGTTCCTGGGCGATTACATCGACCGGGGCGAAAACAGCGCCCAGGTGCTGCAGGCGCTGCACGGGCTGCAGGTCAGCAACCCTGACGCGGTCTGCCTGCGCGGCAACCACGAGGACATGCTGCTGGGGTTTCTGGACGATCCGCTGGGCGAAGGGCCGGGCTGGCTGCGGCATGGCGGCCGCCAGACGTTGGCAAGTTTTGGCATCGCCGCGGTGCATGCGGGGATGCCGGACCTGAACTGGATTGCAGCGCGCGACAGTTTGCAAAACAGGATGGGCGCCGGGCTGATCAGCTGGATCCGCACCCTGCCGGCGTATTGGCAGACCGGCAATGTGGCGGCGGTGCATGCGGGGGCTGACCCCGCCTGTCCGCTGGAGGCGCAGGAGGATTACCATCTGGCCTGGGGTCACGGCAACTTCGGGCGGGTTCCGCGCCAGGACGGGGTGTGGATTGTCCATGGCCACACAATTGCTGAGGAGGTGCGCGCAGAAGGCGGCCGGATCTGCGTGGATACCGGCGCTTTTGCAACCGGAAAGCTGAGTGCGGTTGCGGTGCGCAATGACGGCTTTGAGGTATTGACCGCCTGA
- a CDS encoding polysaccharide biosynthesis/export family protein has product MICKRSLGLLFVLLLAGACSFLPRNGPDEAAILEKSASHLQADDATLGYNYVVVDVNREVIPFVTKDDSSSFATFGASSAEVPSIRLGAGDVIQITIFEDQSGGLFIPKEAGVRPGNFVTLPAQEIGRDGMISVPYAGKIRAAGNTPSAVEDIIERQLEEKAINPAVTIEVVEANYPRASVIGEVKEAGVFTLRNSGDRVLDLVAQAGGITGEDHETFVTLSRGRQSAKIAYEALTANPRENVFVAPGDNINISSESKKFYAFGATGSVGEFTFGAAAVDLNGAVAQAVGLDDNQADPAHVFIYRTEHRHALKEMGVDVSGFEQHDIPTVYRANFRKPDSFFMARNFDVRDGDVVYVSNADSVAVSKFFGLATTISGDTVQIDGDLSNLSN; this is encoded by the coding sequence ATGATTTGCAAACGATCCCTTGGTCTTCTGTTTGTGCTGCTTCTTGCGGGTGCGTGCAGTTTTTTGCCCCGCAACGGCCCGGATGAGGCCGCGATCCTGGAAAAATCCGCCAGCCATCTGCAGGCCGATGATGCGACGCTGGGCTATAATTATGTGGTTGTTGATGTGAACCGCGAGGTGATCCCGTTTGTCACCAAGGACGACAGCAGTTCGTTTGCGACCTTTGGCGCCAGCAGCGCCGAGGTGCCAAGCATCCGGCTGGGTGCGGGCGACGTTATTCAGATCACCATTTTCGAGGACCAGTCCGGCGGGCTGTTCATCCCCAAGGAGGCCGGGGTGCGGCCGGGCAACTTTGTCACCCTGCCAGCCCAGGAGATCGGCCGCGACGGCATGATTTCGGTGCCGTATGCGGGCAAGATCCGGGCGGCCGGCAACACGCCTTCGGCGGTCGAGGACATCATCGAGCGCCAGCTGGAGGAAAAAGCGATCAACCCGGCGGTGACGATCGAGGTGGTGGAGGCGAACTATCCGCGCGCCTCGGTGATCGGCGAGGTGAAGGAGGCCGGTGTTTTCACCCTGCGCAACAGCGGCGACCGGGTGCTGGATCTGGTGGCGCAGGCGGGCGGTATCACCGGCGAGGATCATGAGACTTTTGTCACCCTGTCGCGGGGACGGCAAAGCGCCAAGATCGCCTATGAGGCGCTGACGGCCAACCCGCGCGAAAACGTTTTTGTGGCGCCGGGGGACAACATCAATATCTCCAGTGAGAGCAAGAAATTCTACGCCTTCGGCGCCACAGGGTCGGTGGGGGAGTTCACGTTCGGCGCGGCGGCGGTGGATCTGAACGGTGCGGTTGCCCAGGCGGTTGGCCTGGACGACAACCAGGCGGACCCGGCGCATGTGTTCATCTACCGCACCGAGCACCGCCATGCGCTGAAGGAGATGGGCGTCGATGTCTCGGGCTTTGAACAGCACGATATTCCAACGGTTTACCGGGCCAATTTCCGCAAGCCTGACAGTTTCTTCATGGCGCGGAATTTCGACGTGCGGGACGGGGATGTGGTTTATGTCTCCAACGCGGATTCCGTGGCGGTCAGCAAATTCTTCGGGCTGGCGACCACCATTTCAGGCGACACCGTGCAGATAGACGGCGATCTGTCGAACCTGTCGAACTAA
- a CDS encoding O-antigen ligase, producing MLHRTPLALPSHRYRDLCRAGLTATLFLAALFNGSVSPPYAQATGCLAALLALFCLPVRTTSAGLRRLVRSTALILTLPALWGGMQVVPLPIGPLTHPVWQQAGAALDLNAGYISLNPLRTLAALPALILPGLVFLCTLLLCQSPRSAKRVWVALSLTGTAIVLISMVLEVFFPQAQVFTSYPVSYGSFSGVFVNRNVAASFFGLTAFALAGSLQILKPAPRLPRTGHHAGPAPSPARTGLVQPALWLLLFAVLIAIIATRSRAGALLSLPLLVLCLAIVSAQARRNGRTRRVLLVLGGGCLLLVLFGEPVFSRLGGTSGDPRWCAWAATLAAIRDNLWTGTGFGTFVDVFPGYRDPVCLGTEGSWHRAHNSYLELTLGFGLPAALLLLGLSVRLILKTCLTGLRLRTSLRAIPVLTLGALAFVSTHSLVDFPLQIPSIAYYCAALLGAGCAISLLETQHRS from the coding sequence GTGCTGCATAGAACACCCCTTGCGCTTCCTTCACACCGTTACCGGGATCTCTGCCGTGCCGGCCTGACGGCAACCCTGTTCCTGGCCGCCCTGTTCAACGGCTCCGTTTCGCCGCCCTATGCGCAGGCCACTGGGTGCCTGGCCGCCCTGCTGGCCTTGTTCTGCCTGCCGGTCAGAACCACCTCCGCCGGCCTCCGCCGGCTGGTGCGATCCACCGCGCTGATCCTGACCCTGCCAGCGCTTTGGGGCGGGATGCAAGTGGTCCCGCTGCCGATCGGCCCTCTGACCCACCCGGTCTGGCAGCAGGCCGGTGCCGCGCTGGACCTCAACGCAGGTTATATCTCGCTCAACCCGCTGCGCACCCTGGCGGCGCTGCCGGCGCTGATTCTGCCGGGGCTGGTGTTTCTTTGCACCCTGCTCCTGTGCCAATCCCCCCGCTCCGCCAAACGCGTCTGGGTTGCGCTGTCGCTGACCGGCACCGCCATTGTGCTCATATCCATGGTGCTTGAGGTGTTTTTTCCCCAGGCACAGGTCTTTACCAGCTACCCGGTCAGCTACGGCAGCTTCTCCGGCGTGTTTGTGAACCGCAACGTTGCCGCCTCATTTTTTGGTCTCACCGCATTTGCCCTGGCCGGCAGTCTCCAGATCCTGAAACCTGCGCCCCGGCTGCCGCGGACCGGGCATCATGCCGGCCCGGCCCCCTCCCCTGCCCGCACCGGTCTTGTGCAGCCCGCGCTTTGGCTGCTGCTGTTTGCGGTGCTGATTGCCATCATCGCAACCCGGTCGCGGGCTGGCGCCCTGCTCAGCCTGCCGCTGCTGGTGCTGTGCCTGGCCATTGTCTCAGCCCAAGCGCGCCGCAACGGGCGCACCCGCCGGGTACTGCTGGTGCTGGGCGGCGGCTGCCTGCTGCTGGTCCTGTTCGGCGAGCCGGTGTTCTCGCGGCTTGGCGGCACGTCCGGCGATCCGCGCTGGTGCGCCTGGGCCGCCACCCTGGCCGCGATCCGGGACAACCTGTGGACCGGCACCGGCTTTGGCACCTTCGTGGATGTCTTCCCCGGCTACCGGGATCCGGTCTGCCTCGGCACCGAAGGCAGCTGGCACCGGGCCCATAACTCCTATCTTGAACTCACCCTGGGGTTCGGCCTGCCTGCCGCCCTGCTGCTGCTGGGCCTAAGCGTCCGGCTGATTCTAAAAACCTGCCTCACCGGCCTGCGGCTGCGGACTTCCTTGCGCGCCATACCGGTGCTGACCCTGGGCGCGCTGGCTTTTGTCTCAACTCATTCACTGGTGGATTTCCCACTGCAAATACCCAGCATCGCCTATTACTGCGCCGCCCTGCTGGGTGCCGGCTGCGCAATCTCGCTGCTGGAAACCCAGCACCGCAGCTGA
- the repA gene encoding plasmid partitioning protein RepA: MDHTYTPEDLNAVIRQHSEWIAAQLHAQRESLFPPNATKSMRKFTSGEAAALLGVNDSYLRKLHLDGKGPSPKLTAGNRRQYTAEDIQALRVLLEKTARKPGDYLPGRRTGPEDGAGYTDHMQIIGVMNFKGGSGKTTTSAHLAQRLALKGYRVLAIDLDPQASLTALHGVQPEFDLKDGGTLFDAIRYDDPAPISSVIRKTYIPNLDLIPGNLELMEFEHDTPRALAQGNAGLFFFRVKEALAQVDSDYDVVVIDCPPQLGFLTMSALSAATGVLVTIHPEMLDVMSMSQFLRMTADLMDVIAQSGADMSHDWMRYLLTRYEPSDAPQNRIVAFLRTMYGEKVLNAQMLKSTAISDAGLTKQTLYEVERSAFTRSTYDRAVESLNAVNDEISQLIQETWGRK; encoded by the coding sequence ATGGATCATACATACACCCCCGAGGATCTCAACGCGGTCATCCGCCAGCATTCCGAATGGATCGCCGCCCAGCTGCATGCGCAGCGCGAGAGCCTGTTCCCCCCGAATGCCACCAAATCGATGCGCAAATTCACCTCGGGCGAGGCCGCGGCCCTGCTTGGCGTCAATGATTCCTACCTGCGCAAGCTGCATCTCGACGGCAAGGGCCCCTCGCCCAAACTGACCGCCGGCAACCGCCGCCAATACACCGCCGAGGATATCCAGGCGCTGCGGGTGCTGCTGGAAAAAACCGCCCGCAAACCCGGTGACTACCTGCCCGGGCGCCGCACCGGTCCTGAGGACGGCGCAGGCTACACCGACCATATGCAGATCATCGGCGTGATGAATTTCAAGGGCGGCTCCGGCAAAACCACCACTTCCGCCCATCTGGCGCAGCGCCTGGCGCTCAAGGGCTACCGGGTGCTGGCCATCGACCTGGATCCGCAGGCCTCGCTGACCGCATTGCACGGCGTGCAGCCTGAGTTCGACCTCAAGGACGGCGGCACCCTGTTTGATGCCATCCGATATGATGACCCGGCGCCGATCAGCTCGGTGATCCGCAAGACCTATATTCCGAACCTCGACCTGATCCCCGGCAACCTCGAACTGATGGAGTTTGAGCACGACACCCCCCGCGCCCTGGCCCAGGGCAACGCCGGATTGTTCTTCTTCCGGGTCAAAGAGGCGCTGGCACAGGTCGATTCCGACTATGACGTGGTGGTCATCGACTGCCCGCCGCAGCTGGGGTTCCTCACCATGTCGGCGCTCTCTGCCGCCACCGGCGTCTTGGTGACAATCCACCCGGAAATGCTCGACGTGATGTCGATGTCGCAGTTCCTGCGCATGACCGCCGACCTGATGGACGTCATCGCCCAGTCCGGCGCCGATATGTCCCACGACTGGATGCGCTACCTGCTCACCCGCTACGAACCCTCGGACGCGCCGCAGAACCGCATCGTTGCCTTTCTGCGCACCATGTATGGCGAAAAGGTGCTGAACGCGCAGATGCTGAAATCCACTGCAATCTCCGACGCAGGCCTCACCAAACAAACCCTGTACGAGGTCGAACGCAGCGCTTTCACCCGCTCGACCTATGACCGCGCCGTCGAAAGCCTGAACGCCGTCAACGACGAAATCAGCCAGCTCATTCAGGAAACATGGGGGCGCAAATGA
- the repB gene encoding plasmid partitioning protein RepB, whose amino-acid sequence MTSSKKSRLSMLDSLAAAGAPSPAPASSMMTSNRALRSARDAVDSHRVWDLEPHQIEDTRITDRLDPEDIIDLRDAIETNGQTVPVLVRRHPSEPDRYLLVYGRRRLEAIRSSDKVAKVRALVANLDDDAAVRAQISENMARRDLTFIEKALFALELVENGFGNQSQVAEVLTVTKSSVSMAIAIAETITPGLARAIGPAQGIGRPRWDALARAIDETGADRNALAQTAERVYTDFAISAVTDDGTNSAPADPSVMAFEAVFKAAVPAPAPQAAKPPAKPAPAAQKLTIDGKRSATLRRSAKGVNLELAGGEFADWFEAEAQTLIQELHDRWQNRSEG is encoded by the coding sequence ATGACCAGCAGCAAAAAATCCCGCCTGTCGATGCTCGACAGCCTCGCCGCTGCCGGGGCGCCCTCCCCTGCCCCGGCGTCATCGATGATGACCAGCAACCGCGCCCTGCGCTCGGCCCGCGATGCGGTGGATTCGCACCGGGTCTGGGACCTGGAGCCGCATCAGATCGAAGACACGCGGATCACCGACCGGCTTGATCCCGAAGACATCATCGACCTGCGCGACGCGATTGAAACAAACGGCCAGACCGTGCCGGTCCTGGTGCGCCGCCACCCGTCGGAACCGGACCGCTATCTGCTGGTCTACGGCCGCCGCCGGCTGGAGGCGATCCGCTCGTCGGATAAGGTCGCCAAAGTGCGCGCGCTGGTGGCCAATCTCGATGATGACGCCGCCGTTCGGGCGCAGATTTCCGAAAACATGGCCCGCCGCGACCTCACCTTTATTGAAAAGGCGCTGTTTGCCCTGGAACTGGTCGAAAACGGCTTTGGCAACCAGTCGCAGGTGGCTGAGGTTCTGACCGTCACCAAATCCTCCGTCTCCATGGCCATCGCCATTGCCGAGACCATCACCCCCGGTCTTGCCCGCGCCATCGGCCCGGCCCAGGGCATCGGCCGCCCCCGCTGGGATGCGCTGGCCCGGGCGATTGACGAAACCGGGGCTGACCGCAACGCGCTGGCCCAAACAGCCGAGCGGGTCTACACCGACTTTGCCATATCCGCGGTGACTGACGATGGCACAAACAGCGCTCCCGCCGACCCTTCGGTGATGGCGTTTGAGGCGGTGTTCAAGGCCGCGGTCCCCGCGCCTGCCCCGCAGGCCGCCAAACCACCGGCCAAACCCGCGCCGGCGGCGCAGAAACTGACAATCGACGGCAAACGCAGCGCAACCCTGCGCCGTTCCGCCAAGGGCGTGAACCTGGAACTGGCCGGCGGCGAGTTTGCCGACTGGTTCGAGGCCGAGGCCCAGACCCTGATCCAAGAACTTCACGACCGTTGGCAAAATCGGTCGGAAGGTTAA
- the repC gene encoding plasmid replication protein RepC: MPLTPFGRTVDAVLVKQQAAAEQAGLTSAVSKWDALRELAAARKVYGLSDRDVSVLQALLSFLPGKMIDPQPGTPVVHPSNRVICERLNGMPNSTMRRHMAKLVQAGILIRRDSPNGKRYVRRNQGDRVAYGFDLSPLALRYAEFSAAAEAGRAEQARIKQLRETVSLMRRDLLNLALCGAAERPDLSIWDQYQDLALLSARSLRRKLDLGEVEQIRDQLGTALSDLKAHLEPVFAKKLSTSDAQIEHHYQSSKKDSFESEQAVKSAHAANTESKDEPGYAEKPSAERPAHCETPPQPPKAPAPSGPSLPLRLILAACGEIQSYADGAIRHWTDLLRAADTVRPMMGVSTPVWEEAKTAMGAVEASVVIAAMLERFGDIRSPGGYLRHLSTKAAAGHFTSSPMIMALTRRETA, translated from the coding sequence ATGCCCCTCACGCCTTTTGGGCGAACGGTGGATGCTGTGCTGGTGAAACAGCAGGCTGCCGCCGAACAGGCTGGTTTGACCAGCGCTGTCAGCAAATGGGACGCGCTGCGCGAACTGGCCGCCGCCCGCAAGGTTTACGGTCTCAGCGACCGTGATGTGTCGGTACTGCAGGCACTTCTCAGCTTCCTGCCCGGCAAGATGATCGACCCTCAGCCCGGCACCCCGGTAGTGCACCCGTCCAACCGGGTGATCTGCGAACGCCTGAACGGCATGCCCAATTCGACCATGCGGCGCCACATGGCCAAGCTGGTGCAGGCCGGCATCCTGATCCGCCGCGACAGCCCCAACGGCAAACGTTACGTGCGCCGCAATCAGGGCGACCGTGTTGCCTATGGCTTCGACCTCTCTCCCCTCGCCCTGCGCTACGCGGAATTCTCTGCGGCGGCAGAGGCCGGCCGCGCGGAACAGGCCCGCATCAAACAGCTGCGCGAGACCGTCAGCCTGATGCGCCGCGACCTGTTGAACCTCGCCCTCTGCGGCGCTGCCGAAAGGCCTGATCTCAGCATCTGGGACCAGTACCAGGACCTCGCCCTGCTCAGCGCCCGCAGCCTGCGGCGCAAGCTTGATCTCGGCGAAGTGGAGCAGATCCGGGACCAGCTGGGCACAGCTCTCAGTGACCTGAAAGCACATTTAGAGCCTGTATTTGCAAAGAAACTGAGCACCAGTGACGCCCAAATTGAGCACCACTATCAGAGTTCAAAGAAAGACTCATTTGAATCTGAACAGGCTGTTAAGTCAGCGCACGCAGCAAATACGGAATCGAAAGACGAACCCGGGTATGCTGAGAAACCTTCAGCAGAAAGGCCAGCGCACTGTGAAACACCTCCCCAACCGCCTAAGGCCCCTGCCCCCAGCGGCCCAAGCCTGCCGCTTCGCCTAATCCTCGCCGCTTGCGGCGAAATCCAAAGCTATGCCGATGGCGCCATCCGCCACTGGACCGACCTTCTGCGCGCCGCAGACACCGTTCGCCCGATGATGGGGGTTTCAACCCCCGTCTGGGAAGAAGCCAAAACCGCCATGGGAGCCGTCGAAGCCTCCGTGGTGATTGCAGCAATGCTGGAGCGTTTCGGCGATATCCGTTCTCCCGGCGGATATCTGCGGCACCTCAGCACCAAGGCAGCGGCAGGGCATTTTACCAGCAGCCCAATGATCATGGCACTGACCCGCCGCGAAACCGCTTAA